From the Bacillota bacterium genome, one window contains:
- a CDS encoding nitrite reductase, translating to MGDAIFRQRSGVLGVGIVSKCGLLTPAQLAGLGKLAETTGCQYCKMTTRQTLIFLIPSDRLEELRKGVAALGLRIGVFGEIVRNVKACAGNKDLCQRALSDVFSLGGELQERFMNRPTPRDFKISVAGCHRGCTDPYCADYGIVATGEDAYSIYLGGRGGSRKPVHGTLIAEGINGEGAVALLEAILETYTECAEPKERICNTIERVGLERFLPSEDFLAKYRSQEESDFLSFAGLGG from the coding sequence GTGGGAGACGCCATTTTCAGACAACGTTCAGGGGTCCTTGGCGTCGGAATTGTATCCAAATGCGGGCTGCTGACCCCGGCACAGCTCGCCGGACTGGGGAAGCTGGCGGAAACAACCGGTTGCCAGTACTGCAAGATGACCACCCGCCAGACATTGATCTTTTTAATACCGTCGGACAGGCTGGAAGAACTGAGAAAAGGAGTTGCCGCGCTGGGTTTGCGCATCGGGGTTTTTGGAGAAATCGTTCGCAACGTCAAGGCCTGCGCCGGCAACAAAGACTTGTGCCAGCGCGCCCTCAGCGACGTTTTCAGCCTGGGTGGGGAACTGCAGGAGAGGTTTATGAACCGCCCCACACCCCGGGATTTTAAAATCTCCGTTGCCGGCTGCCACCGGGGCTGTACGGACCCGTACTGCGCCGATTACGGCATTGTAGCCACAGGTGAAGATGCGTACAGCATCTACCTCGGGGGACGGGGGGGAAGCCGGAAGCCGGTACACGGAACGCTGATAGCCGAAGGTATTAACGGCGAAGGTGCCGTTGCTTTGCTGGAAGCCATTCTCGAGACCTATACGGAATGCGCCGAGCCGAAAGAGCGGATCTGCAACACCATCGAAAGGGTCGGCCTCGAAAGGTTTCTTCCTTCCGAAGATTTCCTCGCGAAGTACCGCAGCCAGGAAGAAAGCGACTTTCTCAGCTTTGCCGGACTGGGGGGTTGA
- a CDS encoding HD domain-containing protein yields MKINLVRLLLNLSHSLDFAGTGITHHHKRVALMSLQLGKSAGLGKNALFELFKASILHDAGAVTWREKLDLASFDIMDTYDHCLRGYKLFSSGFLDSIACIVLSHHDRWKGGNQTGKSRTDIPLASRIIHLVDRVDVLLRSDLNILDQRREILTRLRELAGEVFDPDLVSLFEKLSNKESFWLELQSPWIDEHLIPLIPYRSIAVETGDLLKIAELFARIIDAKSPFTYGHSLRVARTARLLGQKTGLLQEDCALLEVAGLLHDLGKVTVPEELLEKPGALTETEFNIIKQHPYYTYWWLKTAAPQSPLAEWAAFHHERPDANGYPFRKTGRELDLPSQLVRAADIFTALSEERPYRHRLKWEEVEGILNLQVKERLMERKVATALLSSKTELAPFFESASPG; encoded by the coding sequence ATGAAAATTAATCTCGTAAGATTGCTCCTGAACCTGTCCCACAGTCTCGATTTCGCCGGCACGGGAATCACGCACCACCACAAGCGGGTTGCGCTGATGTCCCTGCAGCTGGGAAAGTCCGCCGGGCTGGGCAAAAATGCCCTGTTTGAGCTTTTCAAGGCATCCATCCTGCACGATGCGGGGGCGGTGACCTGGCGGGAAAAGCTGGATCTGGCAAGCTTCGATATTATGGACACATACGATCACTGCTTGCGCGGTTATAAGTTATTTTCCAGCGGGTTCCTCGATTCCATCGCCTGTATCGTCCTCTCCCACCACGATCGCTGGAAGGGAGGAAACCAGACAGGAAAGAGCAGAACGGATATACCGCTCGCCAGCCGCATTATTCACCTGGTTGACCGGGTTGATGTCCTGCTCCGGAGCGATCTCAACATACTCGACCAGCGCCGGGAGATTTTAACCCGCCTGCGGGAACTTGCAGGGGAGGTGTTCGACCCGGATCTCGTCTCCCTGTTCGAAAAGCTTTCGAATAAGGAGAGTTTCTGGCTGGAGCTGCAGTCGCCCTGGATAGACGAGCACCTGATCCCCCTCATTCCTTACCGTTCCATTGCCGTAGAAACGGGCGATCTGCTCAAAATAGCGGAATTGTTCGCCAGGATCATCGACGCCAAAAGCCCTTTTACCTATGGGCACTCCCTCAGGGTCGCCCGGACAGCGCGCCTCCTCGGCCAAAAAACCGGATTGCTGCAAGAAGACTGTGCCTTGCTGGAAGTTGCAGGTTTGCTGCACGATCTCGGAAAAGTAACCGTTCCCGAGGAGTTGCTTGAGAAGCCAGGTGCCCTCACCGAAACCGAGTTCAATATCATTAAACAGCACCCTTATTACACCTACTGGTGGCTGAAGACGGCAGCCCCGCAATCGCCCCTGGCGGAATGGGCGGCGTTCCACCACGAGCGGCCCGACGCCAATGGTTATCCTTTTAGAAAGACCGGCAGAGAGCTGGACCTGCCATCCCAGTTGGTTAGAGCCGCGGACATTTTTACCGCCCTCAGCGAAGAGCGGCCCTACCGGCATCGCCTTAAATGGGAAGAAGTTGAAGGCATTTTGAATCTGCAGGTAAAAGAACGCTTAATGGAAAGGAAAGTTGCAACGGCCCTCTTGTCGAGCAAGACCGAACTTGCCCCGTTTTTCGAGTCGGCATCTCCCGGTTAA
- a CDS encoding transcriptional repressor: protein MALSEKLNRLGLKATPQRLAILEFLDGNTSHPSAEEIYQRLKPLYPSLSLATVYGTVETLAKAGELQELNIDPVRKRFDPNPQPHGHFLCRGCGRVYDIELDFPRLDLPRELGEFLAESYAVNLYGICPGCRKKRQK, encoded by the coding sequence ATGGCCTTGTCGGAAAAGCTGAACCGGCTGGGGTTGAAGGCAACTCCCCAACGACTGGCAATTCTTGAATTTCTTGACGGCAATACGTCGCATCCTTCCGCGGAGGAGATCTACCAGCGGCTTAAGCCGCTCTACCCGTCCCTTTCCCTGGCAACAGTCTACGGCACGGTGGAAACCCTCGCAAAAGCGGGGGAACTGCAGGAATTGAATATCGACCCGGTGCGAAAACGTTTCGATCCCAATCCCCAGCCCCACGGTCACTTCCTCTGCCGGGGCTGCGGCAGGGTTTACGATATCGAACTGGATTTTCCCAGGCTGGACTTGCCCAGGGAGCTGGGCGAATTTCTGGCGGAGAGCTACGCCGTCAACCTGTACGGCATTTGTCCCGGTTGCCGAAAGAAACGCCAGAAATAA
- a CDS encoding polysaccharide deacetylase family protein — protein MLVCLAASGLVTVGSHTHEGHSTVGGQPYYQARLHSPWTGRPETGDERRARIWNDLVVSRAVLEEIVGRPPSALSLPFGCTGREVREAARRAGFRCIFAGREGLVDRKTDLMDLPRVRWERGPLLKQLKNLGHQPGLPRYKKEKRQKQAEGYFPQSSFASFIHG, from the coding sequence GTGCTTGTGTGCTTGGCAGCGAGCGGGCTTGTTACCGTAGGTTCCCACACCCACGAGGGGCACAGTACCGTTGGCGGACAGCCGTACTACCAGGCAAGACTCCATAGTCCCTGGACGGGCCGGCCTGAAACCGGAGACGAACGCCGGGCCCGGATCTGGAACGATCTTGTGGTATCCCGCGCTGTTCTCGAGGAGATCGTGGGGAGGCCGCCGTCCGCGCTTTCCCTGCCCTTCGGTTGCACGGGCAGGGAGGTCCGGGAGGCCGCCCGGAGGGCCGGTTTCCGCTGCATTTTTGCCGGGCGGGAAGGATTGGTGGACCGGAAAACCGACCTCATGGACCTTCCTCGCGTCAGGTGGGAGCGGGGGCCGCTCCTCAAACAATTAAAAAATCTCGGCCACCAACCCGGACTCCCCCGGTACAAGAAAGAGAAGCGTCAAAAACAGGCGGAGGGTTATTTTCCACAAAGCTCCTTCGCCTCTTTCATTCATGGTTAA
- a CDS encoding nucleotidyl transferase AbiEii/AbiGii toxin family protein produces MWKKLFKKAVRLLDASGIPRSEWSFGGGTALALHLHHRESRDVDIFFTDAQLLTFLTPRLNRAAAEIVRDYVEGSSFLKLKLAEGEIDFIVAPNLTRRPRRESEVEGESVYIETPEEIVVKKLFYRAETLKTRDVLDVAAAYKRRREDLLREAFPLTARAEALERRWEKLKKVYPTEAAGLLLLEPELLSEAPELLESFLKELKVLALKEKDRQTRGRFSCLRKQE; encoded by the coding sequence ATGTGGAAGAAACTCTTTAAAAAGGCGGTCCGCCTTCTGGACGCCTCCGGGATTCCCCGTAGCGAGTGGAGCTTCGGAGGAGGAACGGCCCTCGCCCTTCACCTCCATCACAGGGAAAGCAGGGATGTCGACATTTTTTTTACCGATGCCCAGCTTCTTACCTTTTTGACCCCGCGACTCAACAGAGCGGCGGCAGAGATCGTCCGCGACTACGTGGAGGGTTCCAGCTTCCTCAAACTGAAGCTCGCAGAGGGAGAAATCGACTTCATTGTGGCTCCCAACCTCACCCGAAGACCTCGCCGGGAAAGCGAAGTTGAAGGGGAATCCGTGTACATAGAAACCCCCGAGGAGATAGTAGTTAAGAAACTCTTCTATAGAGCAGAAACGCTGAAGACGAGGGATGTCCTGGACGTGGCTGCAGCCTACAAACGCAGAAGAGAGGACCTGCTGAGAGAGGCGTTCCCGCTGACGGCGAGAGCCGAAGCTCTCGAGCGGCGGTGGGAGAAGCTGAAAAAGGTATACCCGACAGAGGCCGCCGGGCTGCTCCTCCTTGAGCCGGAACTGTTGAGCGAAGCACCGGAGCTTCTGGAGTCTTTCTTGAAGGAATTGAAAGTGCTTGCCCTCAAGGAAAAAGATAGGCAAACAAGGGGACGGTTCTCATGTTTGCGCAAGCAGGAGTAA
- a CDS encoding polysaccharide deacetylase family protein — MAAVFFHQIQEKPGPYTVSLKEFRETLDSLQRAGYVFIALDQFLAFVEGRGDVPPGAVLLAADDGYEGIYSLAFPALKARRIPLVVFPITKWLAPVRREELHLPKVSPEQLRLMAASGLVAVGSHTHEGHSTVGGQPYYQARLHSPWTGRPETGDERRARIWNDLVVSRAVLEEIVGRPPSALSLPFGCTGREVREAARRAGFRCIFAGREGLVDRKTDLMDLPRVRWERGPLLKQLKNLGHQPGLPRYKKEKRQKQAEGYFPQSSFASFIHG, encoded by the coding sequence GTGGCGGCGGTTTTCTTTCACCAGATACAGGAAAAGCCGGGGCCCTATACCGTTTCTTTAAAAGAATTCCGGGAAACGCTCGACTCCCTACAAAGGGCCGGCTACGTTTTCATCGCTCTGGACCAATTCCTTGCTTTTGTTGAGGGGCGGGGTGATGTGCCGCCTGGCGCCGTCCTCCTGGCGGCAGACGACGGGTACGAGGGCATTTACAGTCTGGCTTTTCCGGCCCTGAAGGCGCGCCGAATCCCGCTGGTTGTCTTCCCCATCACCAAATGGCTCGCCCCGGTGCGCCGGGAGGAGCTCCACCTGCCGAAGGTTTCTCCGGAGCAGCTGCGGTTGATGGCAGCGAGCGGGCTTGTTGCCGTGGGTTCCCACACCCACGAGGGGCACAGTACCGTTGGCGGACAGCCGTACTACCAGGCAAGACTCCATAGTCCCTGGACGGGCCGGCCTGAAACCGGAGACGAACGCCGGGCCCGGATCTGGAACGATCTTGTGGTATCCCGCGCTGTTCTCGAGGAGATCGTGGGGAGGCCGCCGTCCGCGCTTTCCCTGCCCTTCGGTTGCACGGGCAGGGAGGTCCGGGAGGCCGCCCGGAGGGCCGGTTTCCGCTGCATTTTTGCCGGGCGGGAAGGATTGGTGGACCGGAAAACCGACCTCATGGACCTTCCTCGCGTCAGGTGGGAGCGGGGGCCGCTCCTCAAACAATTAAAAAATCTCGGCCACCAACCCGGACTCCCCCGGTACAAGAAAGAGAAGCGTCAAAAACAGGCGGAGGGTTATTTTCCACAAAGCTCCTTCGCCTCTTTCATTCATGGTTAA
- a CDS encoding phenylacetate--CoA ligase family protein, whose translation MSLNKALIKYLAFPAMERFKGNKIRQYLSYLKQTQFLPPDEIRRLQQKKLAVLLRHCLARVPAYQPFAYLLDQVEREPEGVLKQLPILTKQNFIENTNLYLAQGQKPENLILNRTGGSTGEPVRFYLDRATVEHYEAARWRGLSWWGIEIGDPSAMIWGSPLELSQNQQLLYYLKERYLKNRIIIPAYGMKPEGLAEYAKKINSLRPVYIYGYASALALFARLASESGIKLKPRLKGVVSTAETLHEDMRTAIESFFNCKAVNEYGARDGGIIAYECPCGGMHISAENLYLEIVDLKTKEPAETGKTGLVLVTDLNNFAMPRLRYQLGDLAALSPERCPCGVNLPLMGNIEGREDDVFVGRNGEFIHGHFFNHIARNLDGIRQFQLVQSAPRAVILKIVKGKNFAEQEVEFFKNKILEALGEVDITLEFVPAIPPSPSGKVQYAKRLFPLS comes from the coding sequence ATGAGCTTGAACAAGGCGTTAATCAAATACCTCGCCTTCCCTGCCATGGAAAGGTTCAAAGGAAACAAAATCCGTCAATACCTGTCCTATCTAAAGCAAACCCAGTTCCTCCCGCCGGACGAAATCAGGCGCCTCCAGCAGAAAAAACTCGCGGTGCTGCTGCGTCACTGCCTCGCCAGGGTTCCCGCCTACCAGCCCTTCGCCTACCTGCTCGACCAAGTTGAACGGGAACCGGAAGGTGTGCTTAAACAACTTCCGATTTTAACCAAACAGAACTTCATTGAGAACACCAATCTCTATCTGGCTCAAGGACAAAAGCCGGAAAACCTGATTCTCAACCGAACCGGGGGATCAACCGGGGAACCTGTAAGGTTTTATTTAGACCGGGCAACTGTAGAGCACTACGAAGCGGCAAGGTGGCGCGGCCTTTCCTGGTGGGGCATCGAAATCGGAGACCCTTCGGCGATGATCTGGGGTTCCCCCCTGGAGCTCAGCCAGAACCAGCAGCTTCTCTATTACCTGAAAGAAAGATACCTTAAAAACAGGATCATCATCCCTGCTTACGGAATGAAACCCGAAGGTCTGGCAGAATACGCGAAAAAAATCAATTCGCTCCGGCCCGTTTACATCTACGGGTACGCTTCGGCTCTTGCCCTGTTCGCCCGACTCGCCTCCGAGTCCGGAATAAAGCTGAAACCACGCTTAAAAGGAGTTGTCTCTACGGCAGAGACCCTTCACGAAGACATGCGCACTGCAATCGAAAGTTTTTTCAACTGCAAAGCAGTCAACGAGTACGGCGCCCGGGACGGCGGAATTATCGCTTACGAGTGCCCCTGCGGAGGGATGCACATCAGCGCCGAAAACCTCTATTTAGAAATCGTCGACCTGAAAACCAAAGAGCCGGCAGAAACAGGAAAAACAGGGCTGGTCTTGGTAACAGACCTGAACAATTTTGCAATGCCCCGCCTCCGCTACCAGCTAGGAGATCTCGCAGCACTCTCACCCGAACGGTGCCCGTGCGGGGTGAACCTGCCTCTCATGGGAAATATCGAAGGCCGGGAGGACGACGTTTTCGTGGGTAGAAACGGCGAATTCATCCACGGCCACTTCTTCAACCACATCGCCCGCAATCTCGACGGAATCAGACAGTTTCAATTGGTCCAGTCCGCGCCCCGCGCGGTCATCCTGAAAATAGTAAAAGGAAAAAATTTCGCCGAACAGGAGGTTGAATTTTTCAAAAACAAGATTCTCGAGGCGCTTGGGGAGGTAGATATCACCCTGGAGTTTGTTCCGGCCATACCGCCTTCTCCGTCCGGCAAGGTTCAATACGCGAAGCGTCTTTTTCCACTTTCTTGA
- a CDS encoding glycosyltransferase family 2 protein, whose translation MKNKECTRGKTRVLAIVPAYNEEKTVGEVVRELKLQGVDVLVVNDGSQDRTGEAAAAAGAEVVNLPFNLGIGGAVQTGYRYAATYNYDIAVQVDGDGQHDPACLDQLLRPLLAGEADLVLGSRFLGSAGYRVPLLRRLGMLVFTSIISLLYKRLITDTTSGYRAANKELIHLFAQEYPTDYPEVEVLAQLCFLKKRLKEVPVRMLERAHGSSSITLGRSLYYMLKVSLAIFKNIKWGTEKNAF comes from the coding sequence ATGAAGAATAAGGAGTGCACGCGGGGGAAAACGCGGGTGCTGGCCATCGTCCCGGCCTACAACGAAGAGAAGACGGTGGGGGAAGTGGTCCGGGAGCTGAAACTGCAGGGCGTCGACGTGCTGGTGGTCAACGACGGCTCCCAGGACAGGACGGGTGAGGCGGCCGCAGCAGCGGGAGCCGAGGTTGTCAATCTTCCCTTTAACCTGGGCATCGGAGGGGCGGTCCAAACCGGCTACCGCTACGCCGCAACCTACAATTACGACATTGCGGTTCAGGTTGACGGAGACGGCCAGCACGATCCCGCCTGCCTGGACCAGCTCCTCCGGCCGCTGCTCGCCGGCGAGGCAGACCTTGTGCTGGGCTCCCGGTTCCTCGGCAGTGCCGGATACCGCGTTCCGCTTTTGCGGCGGCTGGGGATGCTTGTTTTTACTTCGATTATTTCCCTGCTCTACAAGCGCCTGATTACCGATACCACGAGCGGGTATCGCGCCGCAAACAAAGAATTAATCCATCTTTTCGCGCAGGAATATCCCACCGACTACCCTGAGGTGGAAGTCCTTGCCCAGCTTTGTTTCTTAAAGAAGCGGCTGAAAGAGGTTCCGGTCCGGATGCTGGAACGCGCCCACGGCTCATCTTCTATTACGCTGGGGCGCTCTCTCTATTACATGCTCAAGGTATCTCTCGCCATTTTTAAAAACATCAAGTGGGGGACCGAAAAAAATGCATTTTGA
- a CDS encoding DUF2304 domain-containing protein gives MHFDIYTGAVIIALLFLLLVLRLVRNGSLQERYALLWLFAALVIIVLALGPSLLDRLAGILKIYYPPSLLFFVAIMFCFVLLLHFSVVLSQLSRRVVRLAQEVALLRYELAKEKGREQKEVV, from the coding sequence ATGCATTTTGACATCTACACCGGCGCCGTCATCATTGCCCTTCTCTTCTTACTGTTGGTACTCAGGCTGGTCCGGAACGGGAGCCTGCAGGAGCGTTACGCCCTTCTCTGGCTTTTCGCCGCCCTGGTGATCATCGTGCTCGCGCTCGGGCCTTCCCTGCTGGACCGGCTGGCCGGAATCCTGAAGATTTATTACCCCCCTTCGCTCTTATTTTTCGTGGCGATCATGTTCTGCTTTGTCCTCCTGCTCCATTTCTCGGTGGTGCTCTCCCAGCTCTCCAGGCGGGTGGTCCGGCTGGCCCAGGAAGTCGCCCTGCTGCGCTACGAACTTGCAAAAGAAAAAGGAAGGGAGCAAAAAGAAGTTGTATAA
- a CDS encoding MBL fold metallo-hydrolase, giving the protein MLKADYEEGWSKLAVREVAEGVFLIDAFDMGIPNRTSVYLVRDERSALIDTGAAHSRERLILGLQETGLEPRDLQFIILTHIHVDHAGGAGWLLELFPDARVIVHPRGAPHLAAPADLKAATRKARMAYPFHPCEFLPIPEEKMEAARDSRQIPLGRRTLTLLETPGHASHCICIHDDLTNGIFVGDSLGVKIDHVRDHQKYEIFLPAMVPPRFEPQEALRSADKLAAFQPKWFYYSHFGASPETERLLAKYRNVVERAFELAESLKKEEADEAAACTRLYNWLLREVLEIPQEVLGKITAEIKLSLELNIHGLVRYIAGKRSA; this is encoded by the coding sequence TTGCTAAAAGCGGATTATGAGGAGGGGTGGTCCAAGCTGGCTGTTCGGGAAGTAGCAGAAGGAGTGTTTCTCATCGATGCCTTCGACATGGGAATCCCCAACCGGACTTCAGTTTATCTTGTGCGTGATGAAAGATCCGCCCTCATTGACACGGGAGCGGCGCACAGCAGGGAGCGCCTGATTCTGGGCCTGCAGGAAACCGGCCTCGAACCGCGCGATTTGCAGTTCATCATTCTTACCCACATCCACGTTGACCACGCAGGGGGTGCAGGCTGGCTCCTGGAGCTTTTTCCAGACGCCCGGGTGATCGTCCACCCGAGAGGCGCTCCTCACCTCGCAGCCCCTGCTGACCTGAAGGCGGCTACACGAAAGGCCCGCATGGCATACCCCTTCCATCCCTGCGAGTTCCTCCCCATCCCCGAGGAAAAGATGGAGGCTGCAAGGGACTCCCGGCAAATTCCGCTGGGCAGGAGAACCCTGACCCTGCTGGAGACTCCGGGTCACGCCTCCCACTGCATCTGCATCCACGACGACCTCACAAACGGAATCTTTGTCGGGGACTCCCTGGGCGTCAAAATCGACCACGTGCGGGATCACCAAAAATACGAGATCTTCCTTCCCGCGATGGTGCCCCCGCGCTTTGAGCCGCAAGAAGCGCTTCGTAGCGCGGATAAGCTGGCTGCTTTTCAGCCAAAATGGTTCTACTATTCCCACTTCGGAGCATCCCCGGAAACAGAGCGCCTCCTGGCAAAATACCGGAACGTCGTGGAAAGAGCCTTCGAGCTTGCGGAAAGCCTTAAAAAAGAGGAGGCGGATGAAGCAGCCGCCTGCACCCGCCTTTACAACTGGCTCCTCCGGGAAGTGCTGGAAATCCCCCAGGAAGTTTTAGGCAAAATAACTGCAGAAATAAAGCTTTCCCTTGAGCTCAACATCCACGGGCTGGTACGCTACATTGCCGGAAAAAGAAGCGCCTGA
- a CDS encoding Hsp20/alpha crystallin family protein, whose protein sequence is MALMRWDPWRELASFREAINRLFDETITRRLPIPGWGEWKPSVDVVDRGAEFVIKADLPGYSPENVEITVQENAVFIRGEVKEEKETKEGEYHVRERSYGSFARSLPLSVPIKPELARATFKNGVLEIILPKAEVPKGRTLKIETE, encoded by the coding sequence ATGGCTTTGATGCGCTGGGATCCCTGGCGGGAACTGGCTTCTTTCAGGGAGGCAATCAACCGCCTCTTCGATGAAACCATCACCCGCCGCCTTCCCATTCCAGGCTGGGGTGAATGGAAGCCTTCTGTGGACGTGGTCGACCGCGGTGCAGAGTTCGTGATAAAGGCGGACCTGCCCGGCTACAGCCCGGAAAATGTCGAAATTACCGTCCAGGAAAACGCAGTTTTCATTCGGGGAGAAGTCAAAGAAGAAAAGGAAACAAAAGAAGGGGAGTACCACGTGCGCGAGCGCAGCTACGGATCTTTCGCCCGTTCCCTTCCCCTTTCGGTCCCAATCAAACCCGAACTGGCCAGAGCTACCTTTAAGAACGGCGTCCTCGAAATAATCCTCCCGAAAGCAGAGGTCCCCAAAGGCCGGACCCTCAAAATCGAGACCGAGTAA
- a CDS encoding sigma-70 family RNA polymerase sigma factor, translating to MKEYPSDQELVRQTRAGDLRAFEIIVERYQQAVYRIIYRLLRDWQEAEDVAQDAFLKCYQHLSQYDQARPFKPWLYRIATNLALSRLRRLKKHQLLSWDQFLNLNPSSRSEAGRDYTDPEAAWEEKEAKTEVALALKRLKPLDQLVIILRYLEELSYEEIALILQTNRNNVEVRLYRARQKLRALLEGKPGEERAVGGREQQKREVKTCSRAGK from the coding sequence ATGAAAGAGTATCCCTCAGACCAGGAACTGGTCCGGCAGACCCGCGCGGGTGATCTGCGGGCCTTTGAAATAATTGTGGAGCGTTACCAGCAGGCGGTTTACCGGATTATCTATCGTTTACTCAGAGACTGGCAGGAGGCCGAGGACGTGGCGCAGGATGCTTTCTTAAAATGCTACCAACACCTCTCCCAGTACGATCAGGCGCGCCCGTTCAAACCCTGGCTTTACCGGATTGCGACCAACCTCGCCCTGAGCAGACTGCGGCGCCTGAAAAAACACCAGCTTCTTTCCTGGGATCAGTTTCTCAACCTCAATCCCTCCTCAAGAAGCGAAGCGGGCAGGGACTACACGGATCCCGAAGCTGCCTGGGAAGAGAAAGAGGCCAAAACGGAGGTCGCTCTTGCCTTGAAAAGGCTCAAGCCCCTTGACCAGCTGGTCATTATCCTGCGCTACCTTGAAGAACTCAGCTATGAAGAAATCGCCCTCATTCTCCAGACAAACCGCAACAATGTGGAGGTCCGGCTCTACCGGGCGAGGCAGAAACTCCGGGCCTTGCTTGAGGGAAAACCCGGTGAAGAACGGGCCGTCGGGGGAAGGGAGCAGCAGAAAAGGGAGGTGAAAACATGCTCCCGTGCCGGGAAATAG
- a CDS encoding SIMPL domain-containing protein (The SIMPL domain is named for its presence in mouse protein SIMPL (signalling molecule that associates with mouse pelle-like kinase). Bacterial member BP26, from Brucella, was shown to assemble into a channel-like structure, while YggE from E. coli has been associated with resistance to oxidative stress.), producing the protein MKTKTRAVFILLLTTLLAAGSLLGGVLLGDPAQAKAEEQQPQIVATGSSQVSVKPDQAKVSLGVLTLAPTAKEAQQENAELANKVIGALVKAGVPKEKIETREYSIWPEYHYPKPEENKPPTIVSYRVSNTLLVTLDDTGMVGTAIDAAVRAGANKVESIEFLKKDPAAAQREALQNACREARLKAEAIAQALGVRLTGVLSVQESTGSDYQPPIRQAKMIEAGGAPTPIEPGELQVRASVTITFRIK; encoded by the coding sequence ATGAAAACAAAAACAAGAGCGGTCTTTATTTTGCTGCTCACCACCCTGCTGGCCGCGGGCTCCCTGCTTGGAGGCGTTTTGCTGGGCGACCCTGCCCAGGCGAAAGCTGAAGAGCAGCAGCCCCAGATCGTGGCTACCGGCAGCAGCCAGGTAAGCGTAAAACCCGACCAGGCAAAGGTAAGCCTGGGGGTGCTTACGCTGGCACCCACCGCAAAGGAGGCCCAGCAGGAAAATGCGGAACTTGCCAACAAAGTCATCGGCGCGCTGGTGAAAGCCGGGGTTCCAAAAGAAAAAATCGAAACCCGGGAATATTCCATCTGGCCGGAGTACCACTACCCGAAACCGGAGGAAAACAAGCCCCCCACGATAGTTTCCTACCGGGTCAGCAACACGCTCCTGGTCACCCTGGACGACACCGGGATGGTGGGAACCGCAATTGATGCGGCCGTCAGAGCAGGCGCCAACAAGGTGGAAAGCATCGAATTTCTTAAAAAAGATCCCGCCGCCGCCCAGCGGGAAGCCTTGCAAAATGCCTGCCGGGAGGCCCGGCTGAAGGCAGAAGCCATCGCCCAGGCCCTGGGCGTCAGGCTGACAGGGGTCTTATCGGTGCAGGAGAGCACAGGCAGCGACTACCAGCCTCCAATCCGGCAGGCGAAAATGATCGAGGCGGGAGGCGCCCCAACCCCCATTGAACCGGGTGAACTTCAGGTGCGCGCCAGCGTCACCATCACCTTCCGGATTAAGTAG